Sequence from the Ammospiza nelsoni isolate bAmmNel1 chromosome 7, bAmmNel1.pri, whole genome shotgun sequence genome:
CTTACATGAAGCATGAAAAAGGGTTCCGCTCTGCCTGTACTCCAGCAAAAGCTTCCAGAATCTCACCAGGAAATGTTGTTGGCTGAAAGATTTTTCAATGAAGGTGCGTACATGTTCTTCCACATCCTCCTTCATCAATGGCAGAGAATAGGTTTTCAGTTCGTAGACATCTGAGGAATCGATCAGGATTTTGTTGTCTGGTGCGATGACCATGATTTGGTGCCCTCTCTTGCTCAGCTCCATCAGCACTTTTTTCATGCTGAGCCAGTGGCTGCCATCCATGGGGATCAccagcagcctcccagcagcagccaggctcagGAGGCACAGGAAGGGCAGAAGCAGTGCCACCAGCATGGTGTGAGCCGTGCAGAGTGGAagcctggcagcagagaggCCAGGagtgctctgccagctctgcaggcgTGCTCCACCTCAGCCCTTTTGAGTCTCCTCCCATTTCAGGTCATCAGATCTTTGCGCCAAGGTCACAGAAAGCAATCAATGATTAGGGAGGGTTCAAGGCAAGTTGGGACTTCAAAGGTTGCATTGTGTGAGTCAAGAAAAGTGTGTCACTTTCACACACACCAAGCTGAGGTGATTGGTTCCATGCCACCTTCTTCCCTCGGCAGGACCCCAGCTTTGTAGCACTTCCTGACACCAGCCCACCACGCCCAAGGTCTGATGGCAAAATGAAGGGAAAACCCATGAAAACAATGCACCcacagagtggctggacagAAACACTGCTGACAGAGCCCACATGGGAGGACTGTGCCTATCAAGAGAGCCAAGAAAGGACTCTTTTCCATTGCTCCCACTGAAGGCTGAGAGGGTTGTCAAAGTCTGAGGTAATTGGgcactttttaaaagcattttcttccctaatgAAACAAAAGTATGTAGTACAGTGAAACATAACTTATAGTAAGGATTAATACGAGAAATCTATGTAACAGTACCTGGGGTTTCAGTTTTGCTATTTTTTCAATAGCCAAAACTAGCTGGAACccctgagaaaaaaataattatccaTAATAACAACTTGCATTTTCTGGAAGTTAAGCAGCcagcagaaaatctttcccCACCTCTTTATAAAACTTTCAGCCAACTCCTTATCGTATCAGGTATAAAATGAAGTTGCAAAAGAGCATTTCACACTTGTACCCCAGATAACAAAGACCAACAAGACCTCTGGAGTGCACAAGTCAGGAATCGTTCACGGCCACTGAGGGGTCAGTTCATGACCAGTGTTGGGTCAGCTCATGACCTCAACCCTGTGTCCAAGTCCTTCTTGGTTACAAATTGCTAGGGTTTAATACTAGTGATAAACTCTCCTTAAAGCCTATAAGCAGGTGAATATGGGAAACAATTTCCTCCTCCAGGGCAATCTGGGCTTGAAAAtcctgctggatttttttccccatgcagTTTCTGCAGATTCCTTCACAAGCTTGGTGGGAAATCTTGGACTTGGATGAGAACCTGCCCTccaaaaggagcagcagctccatcaccCATGCTGATCACATCTTGGTCATTTAGAGCATGGATTAACTTAATGGGAATTTTCAAACAGCTCAGAGCAAGGAGATGCACAGAAGACAGGCGGTAACCTCAGACAAGGCTGCCAAATGAACACTGAAAGGTTGATCCACAAAAGCCCAAACTGAAAGTTACAGGAGATATCCATACCCAGGACAGCTTAAAACATTCAATCATctagaagagaaggaaaggatgGAACTGGAAGAGGATTTCTTTTGGGGCTTAGATATTGACACCCTGACAATAAAGGCAGATTGAAAGGAATCAATCTAGGGGATGGCTGAGgtagaaaataagaaaacactCCATTCCTATAACCTTCACTATGGATgaaaggagaggggagaaatGGACAGCGCACGAGACAGCTGAGAGAGGAGGACAGCAAAGTTCTTCAGATCAACAAAATGGACTCTCATTTGCATAAAAGCTACATGTCACTTAAATTGTCCTAATTAAGTCTGATAAGGTTTGAGGTCTGGCAGGATGTGATATAATCTGAATGCTGGGTATTAGGAAATAACATTTCTGCACCATGCAGGATTTCAGTCTTTGAACACCAAGACGTTGTCAATCAGTGTTCAATGTAAGGATGGGTATCACATCCCTTGCCCAGGGTGGCAGCGGGATGGAATgagataatctttaaggtccctctctacccaaaccattctgccATTGTATGATACATTTATACTTTGCATTTTTccatataaaaacaaaataaaattttgtacCTGAGGGAGTTTTTTCTTCTGAACACAGTTGATACCTCCAATAAAAGCCATGTTGTCATCACTGGCCTTGGGAACTCAAAGACAAAATCATATCTCATCAGCCAGAAGGATCCACGGCTCAGGAGTTCGGTCACTGTCACTTTCTTTTTGAAAACCTCATATGCGAGCTCTTCAAAGTTATCATAGATGGGCTTACAGTAGAAGAGCTCCAGCAGATTGACCAGCATGTTCTTCACCCGCTGGGAAAAGGTCATGCTGTCTGAATTATCCAAGAATAGCCTGGGGACATAGGAAGGAGGGCTTGGGCACTGGGTAGCAGCAGAATCCATTCCACAGGGAAAGCCCCGCAGGAAGTAGACGGAAGGAAGGGCAAGATACTCAGCCACCAGGGGCCCACACATCAGGATGGGATCTGTGAAAATCAAGTCGAATTTGCTCTCTTGCAGGTGCTGCATCAGCTCCTCGTTCTGCAGAAGGCTCTTACAGTTGGTGAAGAAGACCGAGGAGATTTCTATCGTGCTTTGATACGAGGTCAAAACAACATTCCAAACAGACTGTTCAAGAAAATGGGCATGAACAAAGGCCTTGAGCTTTTCCCCCAAGTATTCCTCTGTGTAAGGGAGTGGATAGGCTTGGACTGTGTAATTCTGATGCTCCTCTGACTTCATATACAGACTGGTGGAGGGTACAAGCACAACAATCTCGTGTCCCTTTTGCTGCAGTTTCTCCACTACTGGGCGCATGCTGAGCCAGTGACTTCCATCCTGAGGTACCACCAGGATCTTTCCACCTTCAGCCAGGATTAAAGACAGCGTCAGGAGGAGAAGTATCCAGGTGCCTTGGAAAAAAAGAGCCATTTAGGTGGGAGTGATCCAGAGTGTTCTGCTCCGCAGGGATCCACACACTCCTTTATATGATGGTACATGCAGAGCAAGCAGGGAATTTATTGGCtgcaaaaattaatatttaacttCCCAATACAGGTGTGATTAGCCTGTGATTTTGCCTGCGTTggtggaaggaaagggaagctGTGTCCTTACAGAAACGTTTGTACTATCTGTTAATGTTTAAACTTCAAACTCTGTCAGCACTAACATTATTAGCACTAAGATTGTGACACCACCAGCAGGGATGTCATGTTGCAAAAATAATCGTGGTTAAAATCACTGACCTGGTAAATACATAGcgagaaaataataaaaatacaccAGGCAGAAGGGATGTAACTCCATTCCTGAGGACACAAGGCTGATGTTGAATTCCCAACCCCTGGAAGCAGCCAAGCTGTACCTCTTACAAAGATGTCACGGCAACCAGGATGTACCAGGCAATCCCAAATCTGAGCAGAATGATCCCCATTGGCTTTTTTCCTCATCACACTACAGCAAAAAGTGAACTAATGGATGGGTTCAGGCAGACAAAGGGAAAGGAGGCTGGCACAGGTACACAAAGAAGGAGTTCTGGTCTTTCATTGCTGTCTTGAAAACCCTTTCCATACATTGTGAGCAAGACAAAATCAAGGTGAAGATGTGACACCTCCCACTAATGCCACTGCAGGAATGTGTTCCGTTTGTGCAAGTGAAAGAAATGGCAGAGCAAAACCTTTTGGAGGGTGCTAAGGAAGGAGTCCTTGTGAGGAGAAGCTGCCATCAGCACAATGTTTTCCTGCGCTATTTATAAATGGTGCTGGGACTCCCAGCATCCTCAGTCAGGACAAGCAAATCCTTACAGCCTGAGGCAAAGCCATTTGTCTCATGACACCCAAAGGGTGCTGCGACTGCCCTGAGTAGCTCCGCTCTGTCACTCTGGACATGGAGGAACCACCCTTAGACATGGAAAACCAATTTCTGGAGAggcccagcacaggagaggTGGGAGATGGCACAGATTGAAAGCAGGACACTGAAGGGATTTACAAAGAATTGTCATTAATTGCCAGAAATCTGGATGCAAAGACTTCATTGCAACTGCTGTGACAAGAGCTGACCAAATTAACTTGGAAGTAGCTGCTTGTGTATTTTTGAGTCTGGACTCGATTGCATTTTCTATTGCGACAGCACTTGGCTGTAAAAGGCCAATACACGATTTTTCTAGGTGTGGAACATGTGATTTTCACCTAACAGGAGTCTGAAGACAGGAGATGGCAGGGATTAAATGAGGGCAGGATGTCTCCACCCTTGTAGCAAAGTTATGAACTCCTTATGGCTCTGAGAATTTTAGGATAAAAAAGTGAAGACTTATATTGTGGAACCAGCAAGAATTTGTTTCTTAAATCTCAAACTAGAACAACTCTCCTGAGCCGTAATATGATAGAATGCCTTCGATATAATTTTATCCCAATATCCTAGCCAAGATATTGTTCTTTGCCTTGTTTATCAAGTTTAGAGGGCTCTCCATCAGGCTGTCAAAGAGCATCAAAGAAAtctgaaagaggaaagaaaaatctcacccttccagctcacTGACATTGTGCAGAGATATTGCATTACCACAATTCAGAAGTGAGGAAGTGATTTCCTAGTAAAGTGATTTGTGTCCTGCTTTGTGCCTGGATAGAAATGTCCAGTGTTACCATTTTAGAGATTGTTGACTATCTCAATAGATTTAGATTTCTCGATTAGCTTTAAGACCCTCCAGAACAATTATGGTAAAAGCAGACGTGAAAATATGAGAACTTACATTAGTTCTGCATTCAAGTGTTTTTCACACAATCCACGACTGTAAGATTATTCCTTGCCGTTTTAACATGACATTTATATTTCACACAAACAAACAGGAGTAACCTAACACAGACAGTTTGGAAATGATTTGTCATGAAAATACAACTCAAGTGAATCAACTGATGCTGCTGAGCCTGGAGTTAAAAACACAAGATGACTTTTGGGATTTTGATCAGATAAAAGAAATAGATGTCAGATgccataaaaatgaaatgaaaactaGATATCATTGGCGGTAAAGACACATTCAATGTGGACGGAAATTTCAGTTTGACTGATGAAATCCccttttggtttgctttgttaCAAAACCGTCATGAATTCAAGTAAGTCGCGATCAAGGTTGTTTGATGGGAGCATATGGGAAAAAACTACCCAAACCTGCATGAATTAAATCATTaccagaaaatttaaaaatacaaacaatacAGATAAACTTGCTGGAACAACAGAATGACTTTTCATTGGGAAATGTACAATTTTAGGCAAAGAATCATTACCTTAGGCAGTGGTTTCCTCTTAGCACAGTTGATCCCCCCTACAAAGACCATGTTGGGCATCACTGGCCTGACGTACTCAAACACAAAGTCAAACCTCAGGATCCAAATGGCAGCAGAGTCCACCAGGTCCATCAGGGACACATCCCTCTGAAGAACTTCTGAGGAAAGCTTAAGTGCTTCTGCATAGAAACCGTTGCAGTAATCAAGCTCCAGGAGGGAAATCAGGGCATTTTCCACCCTCTGGAAAAAAGTCATGCGGTCTGAGTTGAAGCTGAAGAGTCTTGGGACATAGGACAGAGGGCttgggctctgtggggctgaaAAGTGCAGGTTGCAAGGGAATCCCCTCATGAAGAAGacaaagggaagggagagatgTTGAGCCAGGATGGCCCCACACATGAGGATAGGATCCGTCAGAATGGCATCAAAGCTGCTTTGGTTGAGGAACCTCAGGGTCTCCTGGCTGTGGAACAGGTCTTTGCACTGCCCAAAAAGGATGCCTGTAGCGTTCACCGAGGCGTTGTACATGGCCAGGGCATTGAGGGGGAACGGCTTTGGTGTCAGGTGCACGGTGAGGTAATTCTTGAAGGAGTTATCCAGCTCTTCCAGGGTCTGGCTCACCGGGTACGTGACCACCTTGTAGGCCTGTGTGGTTTTCATCAGCCAACTCACCTCAGGAACCAGCACCACCACCTCGTGTCCTCTCTCGCTCAGCTTCTCCACCACTTCCTGCATGCTCAGCCAGTGGCTTCCCACCATGGGCACCACCAGGAGCTTCCCTCCATCCAAGAcgccaggcaggaggaggaggaagatggaAATCCAGGCACAGCAAAGCCTCAAAGCCATGTTGCTGTGATCGCAGTAGGGGCCGTGAAAGAGATTTCTCCTGCAGGCTGTAGCCTCAAGATGCTTTGGAAAGCAACTGATGGGTGAATTTGTTGCACTCTGCCCTATTGATGTTCCCGTTGTTAATGATTCACTGCTTTGCATTGTGGGTggtttattttgccttttccctcCTAACTTGGAAAGCCAAGATTTGGTGACCTCTTCAGTGCTGAGTCACTGGAATTCCTCAATGTTCCATGAGCTCCTAAACGCGCTACTGGGATCCCTCAGGACTTCTCATCCTTGCTCTGTCTCGTGTTCTACCTTGGCCAGGACCCAGGGAGCAACACTGGTGTGAGCAACTCCCAAGcccacaggaaaaaatgaaaaagagccTCTCCAAGCTGGAGACACAGATCCTCAAGTGATTCCTCccgggatggagcaggagaccCTCAGGACAAGGCTCAGGGCTCTTCTGAGCTGGCAGGAATCTCCTCCGTGCCAGGGACACCTCTAAGAGGTGCTGACAGGGGCTGGCCTCTCTCTGTACAGACCAAGCTCTCACTTTACAGAGttctttcccagcctggcaggtgGCCCCTGGCTGGCTGGAAACTCCTCCCCACCGGGATTCAAACCAGCGCTAAATGAGTTTTAGCAACCTCTGGAGGCTCAGGTTTCAGACCTGACTCAGCAAAGGAGCAGCTTCAGCACAGACATGATTTCCCCGGCCTCACAGCGGTGCCACTGatggcaaaattaaaaatattgcaCCCCTGGATATTCAGAGGCACGCAGCCTCTATCTCTCCGGCACACATgttctctcctttcccttcatGCCACGGTCAATGCAACACAATGAACTGCATATTGTTTTACTCATACCagcattatttatttgtttttcctcttttaccCATGTCTTTCATTATTTCTACTGGGAAGGTGGCAGAGAGCAGTTTTATGTCAGGATGGCTTTCCAGAAAACCAAATTTTTGAGCGTCAGAGTAGGGGGAGAGAAGCTCTGAAGTAAAAGAGACTAAAACACTCACTGAATCTTCTATTATGAAACGCAAAGGAAAAGCATCATAGTAACAAGTACTAAATATGGCCTGATTTTTCTAAAGCACACTCAGAACTGGGCATTGGGAAGCTGACCTGTTTAGAAAACACAATGTTCTCACAAAGACAtgttaatttctgtattttgtgaTGGCACCCAGGTGTTTGCTGAAGCGGGATTAGGAGAGGGCTGGAAGGGAAATgttctgccctcccctccctcctgctgcaggatggatTTTCCATCCAAACATTCAGCATGAGGTGTTGGTGCAAAAGCAATCCCAGGACTGCTGAAGTTAATCTGTACCTCAGTGTTTGTGAACTGGTCAGACGCTCACTCAGTTGGCTGGTTATCCCAGGTTATCCCAGCTAGGAATTCTGGAATTTGCTGGGTTCAAGGCAGTACAAGATCAAAGTTGTTTCCTGCTGACACCTGAGCAAAGGGATAGTGGGAAGGCTGGATTTGGGTGAAAAGGCACAAATTTGGGGGCAGCCCTGTCCAGGGAGGAgtaacagagctggggaagggattAAAAACTCTCCTGagtgtggagagatttattaataattggttaactgagaaaggccacgctgaaataatgccgctggttaagctgaaagagaaaagccagcagtcagcaagctaaaaggaaaggtcagcagtgaccttgctgcaacatgaggaaagggagtagagatattcctgaatatatcctgagaatatgtagaaagtatcaaaagtagaaccataggaatgtagaagtaggcgtagatgctgatatgtaagctgaccaatcctgagctcaacttttgcaatatgtatgaagcttattattaactgtatttaacccgccgtactgatcaataaaatcgggcctatgatgatcaacggatgtctgggtctccttccttcgacaaatggtggagaatgcgggcataACCGAATCTCTACCCTTTTTctcggattaaaagaaaaagggattacgccacggtcgggaagttgggtttgggtccccctgcagcagggacggtgccggaatttgaagcacccttaagGTTCACAACGGTGGACTTAAGCCAATACGTGCCgcgggagcctggagagctgcaacagcgcgcgctgattaataggtatgaataggcaagcggcatatgatttattcGCCCCATATTTAGAGTGGCGAGAgataaaagggatagatttaaaaaaggagttaccagggttattagcctatggccatgctaagggtattttttctaaccctcatacagttcatgagctagcagagtggaagaagtttggggaaatattgtgggatacagtgttGGACGATGATAAGTCAGCTAAGAAATTCGGGAAGttatggcgggtggtgtataacacgttactgcagcaggtctctgagagaaaggcagcagaaagggcaacagaagctcataggaggaatatagggtatggtcgtgaggatgatcccctggcaccttctgtaactaagatacttatgcctaagggtccccaggaaagtagtgtggaagattttcctataggcgcagtggaaccgtctgcacctttcctgtctgagggggagggcgagtcggatggtgggggtaagagcaaaccagctttgcctccgctaCCGGCTTCGGGCgggtcggatggtgggggtgtgagcaaaccagctttgcctccgctaCCGGCTTCGGGCGGGTCGGACGGTGGGagtgggagcaagccagcttcgccTCCGCCGTCAGCCttgcctccgccgcttcccctcaatgagccggctccggttacagctccagcgggggggctgcATACCCCGCGCGAGccggctccagcgggggggctgaTTGCCCCCCGCGGGCCGTCTCAGcttgagccggctccggtttcactgtcagctcctgcgggggggctgcttcccctgcttcccccgcgcgagccagcctctgcttcactgccttccccgtgcGAAAACTCGGTGCCTGCACcgaagcgccagcagcatagcacccttaaagagccagatcccatcccaggggcacaccgtgatccatggggggagatggctaaacagaggagggaagcttgggctgctttggcgaaagaagtaatgcaaatgggggatggtgaggcggtggaaatagcttctagtcttgcatgcccagttacatacacaccacactatgatgcacaggggaaccttacgcataatatagcagaatatactcccttagattggaagctgttaactcagctacgttctacggttagtcagtttggagtaaaaagtgaacctgttaagcaaatgctagattatctttttaatactcaggttttatgtcctaatgatttaagaggaatagttcggttgatattcactcagcatcagcagttattgtttaatgcacatgacccattacatggagtaacagtaaaggagctgatgagcttagaggcatttttacgtacagaggcacagatgatatcgggagAAGATAAACTTAGGGAGTCTATGTGGTTAGTGCGTGCTGCAATAgacatggttaaagagccaggagggttaccggcttatatgggcattaaacaaggtagagaagaataatttggaaattttgttgATAGAACAGCTACTGCTATAGATCGGGCTGATGTTGCAGGGCCCTATTGAAGTAGTGTGctttgcaaaatagcaat
This genomic interval carries:
- the LOC132075423 gene encoding LOW QUALITY PROTEIN: UDP-glucuronosyltransferase 1-6-like (The sequence of the model RefSeq protein was modified relative to this genomic sequence to represent the inferred CDS: inserted 1 base in 1 codon), with amino-acid sequence MYLPGTWILLLLTLSLILAEGGKILVVPQDGSHWLSMRPVVEKLQQKGHEIVVLVPSTSLYMKSEEHQNYTVQAYPLPYTEEYLGEKLKAFVHAHFLEQSVWNVVLTSYQSTIEISSVFFTNCKSLLQNEELMQHLQESKFDLIFTDPILMCGPLVAEYLALPSVYFLRGFPCGMDSAATQCPSPPSYVPRLFLDNSDSMTFSQRVKNMLVNLLELFYCKPIYDNFEELAYEVFKKKVTVTELLSRGSFWLMRYDFVFEFPRPVMXNMAFIGGINCVQKKKLPQGVNI
- the LOC132075624 gene encoding UDP-glucuronosyltransferase 1-6-like isoform X7, with the translated sequence MALRLCCAWISIFLLLLPGVLDGGKLLVVPMVGSHWLSMQEVVEKLSERGHEVVVLVPEVSWLMKTTQAYKVVTYPVSQTLEELDNSFKNYLTVHLTPKPFPLNALAMYNASVNATGILFGQCKDLFHSQETLRFLNQSSFDAILTDPILMCGAILAQHLSLPFVFFMRGFPCNLHFSAPQSPSPLSYVPRLFSFNSDRMTFFQRVENALISLLELDYCNGFYAEALKLSSEVLQRDVSLMDLVDSAAIWILRFDFVFEYVRPVMPNMVFVGGINCAKRKPLPKEFEAMVNASGEHGIVVFSLGSMVSEIPMKKAMEIAEGLGTVPQTVFWRYTGKAPPNLPKNVKLVKWLPQNDLLAHPKTRAFITHGGSHGIYEGICNAVPMVLMPLFGDQMDNAKRVESRGAGLTLNILEMTSTDISNALKAVINNKTYKENIQRLSDLHLDRPIHPLDLAVHWVEFVMRHKGAPHLRPAAHDLNWVQYHSLDVIAFLAAVTLLFLFISFKCCLCCCRRCCGKKGRTGKATKAKSH